The following coding sequences lie in one Paracidovorax avenae genomic window:
- a CDS encoding amino acid ABC transporter ATP-binding protein, giving the protein MNTTNTAPIVRVRGLAKSFGSNQVLKSVDLSVNRGEVVVIMGPSGSGKTTFIRSLNFLEMPDQGHIEICATGITAPGTGTDTATRKGIQAIRQKTAMVFQSFNLFPHMTVLGNIIEGPVSVKGVRKGAARRRGRALLEKVGLGHKADEYPGRLSGGQKQRVAIARALAMEPEVIFFDEPTSALDPELRDEVLKVMRDLAREGMTMLVVTHETRFARDVADRIVFMEGGHVLEDTTPAEFFGPDASERCRQFLGRIGD; this is encoded by the coding sequence ATGAACACCACTAACACCGCCCCCATCGTCCGCGTCCGCGGACTCGCCAAGAGCTTCGGTTCGAACCAGGTGCTGAAAAGCGTGGACCTGTCGGTGAATCGCGGCGAAGTGGTGGTCATCATGGGCCCCTCCGGCTCGGGCAAGACCACCTTCATCCGGTCGCTCAATTTCCTGGAAATGCCGGACCAGGGGCACATCGAGATTTGCGCCACCGGGATCACGGCCCCGGGGACGGGCACGGACACCGCCACGCGCAAGGGCATCCAGGCGATCCGGCAGAAGACCGCCATGGTGTTCCAGTCCTTCAACCTGTTTCCGCACATGACGGTCCTGGGAAACATCATCGAGGGCCCGGTATCGGTGAAAGGTGTGCGCAAGGGCGCCGCCCGCCGGCGCGGCCGGGCGCTGCTGGAGAAGGTCGGCCTGGGCCACAAGGCCGACGAGTACCCGGGGCGTCTCTCGGGCGGACAGAAGCAGCGCGTGGCGATTGCCCGGGCGCTGGCCATGGAGCCGGAGGTCATCTTCTTCGACGAACCCACGTCGGCGCTCGACCCGGAGCTGCGGGACGAAGTGCTGAAAGTCATGCGCGACCTGGCGCGCGAGGGCATGACCATGCTGGTGGTGACCCACGAAACCCGCTTCGCCCGGGACGTGGCCGACCGCATCGTCTTCATGGAAGGCGGCCATGTCCTCGAGGACACAACGCCGGCCGAGTTCTTCGGTCCGGACGCCAGCGAGCGCTGCCGGCAGTTCCTCGGCCGCATCGGGGACTGA
- the apaG gene encoding Co2+/Mg2+ efflux protein ApaG translates to MPKYQFRAEVQPEYLPDQSAPEDGVYSFAYTVTVTNTGDVPAQLIARHWTISDARGHTEEVKGLGVVGQQPLLRPGEAFQYTSGCRLRTPSGSMHGSYFCVAEDGERFDCAIPLFVLEALSGGPAGSTPLSGRVLH, encoded by the coding sequence ATGCCGAAGTACCAGTTCCGGGCCGAAGTCCAGCCCGAATACCTCCCCGACCAGTCCGCGCCCGAGGACGGCGTCTACAGCTTCGCCTATACGGTCACCGTGACCAACACCGGCGACGTGCCAGCGCAGCTCATCGCGCGGCACTGGACGATCAGCGACGCCCGCGGCCACACCGAGGAGGTCAAGGGCCTGGGCGTGGTCGGCCAGCAGCCGCTGCTGCGCCCGGGCGAGGCGTTCCAGTACACCAGCGGATGCCGGCTGCGCACGCCCAGCGGCAGCATGCACGGCAGCTACTTCTGCGTGGCGGAGGACGGTGAGCGCTTCGATTGCGCCATCCCCCTGTTCGTGCTGGAAGCCCTTTCCGGCGGCCCCGCCGGAAGCACACCCCTGTCCGGCCGGGTGCTGCATTGA
- a CDS encoding YbdK family carboxylate-amine ligase: MSLEAFHHSEPLTLGVELELQLVNTHNYDLAPYAEDMLRLMAKQPLPGSVVPEMTNSMIEVSTGICHSGSEVLGQLSQIRDALVRSADKLNIAVAGGGTHPFQQWHERRIYDKPRFQELSQLYGYLSKQFTIFGQHVHIGCPSADEALLMLHRMSRYIPHFIAMSASSPYVQGQDTAFDSARLNSVFAFPLSGRAPMVLTWKDFEAYFEKMTRTGVVKSMKDFYWDIRPKPEFGTIEIRVFDTPLTIERAAALSAFVQSLGAWFLAEQPFTPSEDDYLVYTYNRFQACRFGMQAVYVDPATGEHMPLRDHILQTIDHIARHATVTGASGALHLLRSEAAAGQNDARWLRDRQRDEQLLGEVSRQAALRFRGEPA; this comes from the coding sequence ATGAGCCTCGAAGCCTTCCACCATTCCGAGCCGCTGACGCTCGGCGTCGAGCTCGAGCTGCAGCTCGTCAACACGCACAACTACGACCTCGCGCCCTACGCCGAGGACATGCTGCGCCTCATGGCGAAGCAGCCGCTGCCCGGCAGCGTGGTGCCCGAGATGACCAACAGCATGATCGAGGTCTCGACGGGCATCTGCCATTCCGGCAGCGAAGTGCTGGGCCAGCTCTCGCAGATCCGCGACGCGCTGGTCAGGAGCGCCGACAAGCTCAACATCGCCGTGGCCGGCGGAGGCACGCACCCCTTCCAGCAATGGCACGAGCGCCGCATCTACGACAAGCCCCGCTTCCAGGAGCTGTCGCAGCTCTACGGCTACCTCTCCAAGCAGTTCACCATCTTCGGCCAGCACGTGCACATCGGCTGCCCCAGCGCCGACGAAGCGCTGCTCATGCTGCACCGCATGTCGCGCTACATCCCGCACTTCATCGCGATGTCGGCCTCCAGCCCCTACGTGCAGGGGCAGGACACGGCCTTCGATTCGGCGCGGCTCAATTCGGTGTTCGCGTTCCCGCTGTCGGGCCGCGCCCCCATGGTGCTGACCTGGAAGGACTTCGAGGCCTACTTCGAGAAGATGACGCGCACCGGCGTGGTCAAGAGCATGAAGGACTTCTACTGGGACATCCGGCCCAAGCCCGAGTTCGGCACGATCGAGATCCGCGTGTTCGACACGCCGCTCACCATCGAGCGCGCCGCCGCGCTGTCGGCCTTCGTGCAGTCGCTGGGAGCCTGGTTCCTCGCCGAGCAGCCCTTCACGCCCAGCGAGGACGACTACCTCGTCTATACCTACAACCGTTTCCAGGCGTGCCGCTTCGGCATGCAGGCGGTGTACGTCGATCCGGCCACCGGCGAGCACATGCCGCTGCGCGACCACATCCTGCAGACCATCGACCACATCGCGCGCCACGCCACGGTCACCGGGGCCTCCGGCGCGCTGCACCTGCTGCGCAGCGAGGCCGCGGCCGGCCAGAACGACGCGCGCTGGCTGCGCGACCGCCAGCGCGACGAGCAGTTGCTGGGCGAGGTGAGCCGCCAGGCCGCGCTGCGCTTCCGGGGCGAGCCCGCGTAG
- a CDS encoding amino acid ABC transporter permease gives MLELFLRAAPLLEKAVLVTLGLGFSAFFCGCVIGLLVALARISPYRPLRWFAFSYVSIFRGTPLLIQILLIYFGLPSYGIVMGPLPSALLALSLFAGAYLSENFRSGILAVDKGQWEAAWSMGMGYWKALFRIVLPQAFRVALPPLGSRLIGLMKDTSLASTVTVIELTRVAEQIGAATFRYMEMFLMVGAIYWFINQVLTILQTWLESRLSRRYA, from the coding sequence ATGCTGGAACTGTTCTTGCGGGCCGCGCCCCTCCTGGAGAAGGCCGTCCTGGTCACTCTGGGGCTGGGGTTCTCGGCTTTCTTCTGCGGATGCGTGATCGGCCTGCTCGTGGCCCTGGCGCGCATCTCGCCCTACCGGCCGCTGCGCTGGTTCGCCTTCTCCTACGTCTCCATCTTCCGCGGCACGCCGCTGCTGATCCAGATCCTGCTGATCTACTTCGGCCTGCCGAGCTACGGCATCGTGATGGGGCCGCTGCCCTCGGCCCTGCTGGCCCTGAGCCTCTTCGCCGGCGCCTACCTGAGCGAGAACTTCCGCTCCGGCATCCTGGCCGTCGACAAAGGCCAGTGGGAGGCCGCCTGGTCGATGGGCATGGGCTACTGGAAAGCGCTCTTTCGCATCGTGCTGCCGCAGGCGTTCCGCGTGGCGCTGCCGCCGCTGGGCAGCCGCCTCATCGGGCTGATGAAGGACACGTCGCTGGCATCGACCGTCACCGTGATCGAGCTGACGCGCGTGGCCGAGCAGATCGGCGCCGCCACCTTCCGCTACATGGAGATGTTCCTGATGGTCGGTGCGATCTACTGGTTCATCAACCAGGTACTGACCATCCTGCAAACCTGGCTGGAAAGCCGGCTGTCCCGGCGCTACGCATGA
- the metC gene encoding cystathionine beta-lyase produces MNSINRANTDLQFACLSPPVIRASTVVFDDFEDFVQRKRRQPDGFSYGITGTPTARSLEHRIAALEGGAHCVIAPSGQAALMTTVMGFVRGGDHLLVSAASYGALKTFAEKWLAGMNVEVEFFDPAIGAEIRMLIRSNTRMICLEAPGTVTMEMHDTPAIARVARSRGVLTMMDNTWASPLGFRPLEHGIDFSVEAATKFMGGHSDLLMGSISMNDGKHYEVLRETQSILGQQVSPDDCFLVLRGLETLQVRLAAQSAATLRIAQWLQGQPGVHEVLYPPLESDPGHAIWKRDFRTNGCLFSVILAPGPEKAFHAFFDEFRIFVIGASWGGVHSLAAYYPAAQQAHRKFPRTDQPVVRLSIGLEDPEALKADLAAALAAYNAALAAG; encoded by the coding sequence ATGAATTCAATCAACCGAGCTAATACCGATCTGCAATTCGCGTGCCTGTCACCTCCCGTCATTCGCGCCTCCACCGTGGTGTTCGACGACTTCGAGGATTTCGTGCAGCGCAAGCGCCGCCAGCCCGACGGGTTCAGCTACGGCATCACCGGCACGCCGACCGCACGCTCGCTCGAACACAGGATCGCCGCGCTGGAAGGCGGGGCGCATTGCGTCATCGCGCCTTCTGGCCAGGCGGCCCTGATGACCACCGTGATGGGGTTCGTGCGCGGGGGCGACCATCTGCTGGTCTCCGCGGCGAGCTACGGTGCGCTCAAGACCTTCGCCGAGAAATGGCTCGCGGGCATGAATGTCGAGGTCGAGTTCTTCGACCCCGCGATCGGCGCCGAGATCAGGATGCTGATCCGCTCCAACACCCGGATGATCTGCCTCGAGGCCCCGGGCACCGTCACCATGGAAATGCACGACACGCCCGCCATCGCCAGGGTGGCGCGCAGCCGGGGCGTGCTGACCATGATGGACAACACCTGGGCCAGTCCGCTGGGATTTCGCCCGCTGGAGCACGGCATCGACTTCAGCGTCGAGGCCGCGACCAAGTTCATGGGCGGCCACTCCGACCTCCTGATGGGCAGCATCAGCATGAACGACGGGAAGCACTACGAGGTGCTGCGCGAAACCCAGAGCATCCTCGGCCAGCAGGTCAGTCCGGACGATTGCTTCCTGGTGCTGCGCGGCCTGGAAACCCTGCAGGTCCGCCTGGCGGCGCAGAGCGCGGCGACCCTCCGGATCGCGCAATGGCTGCAGGGGCAGCCCGGCGTGCACGAGGTGCTGTACCCGCCGCTGGAGTCGGACCCGGGCCACGCCATCTGGAAGCGTGACTTCAGGACCAACGGCTGCCTGTTCTCCGTGATCCTCGCCCCGGGTCCGGAAAAGGCATTCCATGCCTTCTTCGACGAGTTCAGGATTTTCGTCATCGGCGCGAGCTGGGGCGGTGTCCACAGCCTGGCGGCGTACTACCCTGCCGCCCAGCAGGCCCACCGCAAGTTCCCGCGCACCGACCAGCCGGTCGTGCGCCTGTCCATCGGGCTGGAAGACCCGGAAGCGCTGAAGGCGGACCTGGCGGCGGCGCTCGCCGCCTACAACGCCGCGCTGGCAGCCGGCTGA
- a CDS encoding LysR substrate-binding domain-containing protein, protein MEMRDIGVFRAVMQAGTTSKAATLLGVSQPAVSQSIRRLETDSELRLFDRVRGRLVPTQEALALMVEVDRYFMGAEMIEHRVRSLKSFGLGRLTVASLPALGTGFMPRAIAAFGLEARRVQLSFQILSSPQVHQHVSSGQIDFGLMADELSVSGVENSEFLKIPGVIVMNAQHPLARKPVIDSDDLATHPFLALNPEDSCRRRLEASLRSEGKALRPILETPYSNSICELALQGVGMGMAHPIQALDYLSRGLLMKPVTVEACFTSLLVFRPGTPLSENAKELLRIMRIQMESDRQRVSRALGHGR, encoded by the coding sequence ATGGAAATGCGAGATATCGGCGTCTTCCGAGCCGTCATGCAGGCGGGGACCACCAGCAAGGCGGCGACGTTGCTGGGCGTATCCCAGCCAGCGGTCAGCCAGTCGATCCGCAGGCTCGAGACGGATTCGGAGCTTCGGCTTTTCGACCGGGTGCGGGGCCGGCTCGTGCCGACCCAGGAAGCGCTGGCCCTGATGGTCGAGGTGGACCGGTACTTCATGGGCGCCGAGATGATCGAACACCGCGTGAGGAGCTTGAAGTCCTTCGGGCTCGGCCGCCTGACGGTCGCGTCTTTGCCCGCCCTGGGCACCGGTTTCATGCCGCGCGCCATCGCGGCCTTCGGCCTGGAGGCCCGCCGCGTCCAGCTGTCTTTCCAGATACTCAGTTCGCCCCAGGTCCACCAGCATGTGTCATCAGGGCAGATCGACTTCGGCCTGATGGCCGACGAACTCTCCGTGTCGGGCGTCGAGAACTCGGAGTTCCTCAAGATCCCCGGGGTCATCGTGATGAATGCGCAGCATCCGCTGGCGCGCAAGCCGGTGATCGATTCGGACGACCTCGCCACCCACCCGTTCCTGGCGCTCAACCCCGAAGACTCGTGCCGCAGGCGGCTGGAGGCTTCGCTGCGCTCTGAGGGCAAGGCATTGCGCCCGATCCTGGAGACGCCCTATTCCAATTCGATTTGCGAACTCGCCCTGCAAGGGGTGGGCATGGGGATGGCCCATCCGATCCAGGCGCTCGATTACCTGTCGCGCGGCCTGCTCATGAAACCCGTCACGGTCGAAGCCTGCTTCACCAGCCTGCTGGTCTTCCGGCCCGGCACGCCGCTCTCGGAAAACGCGAAGGAGCTGCTGCGCATCATGCGCATACAGATGGAGTCGGATCGACAGCGTGTGTCGCGGGCGCTCGGCCACGGGCGATAA
- a CDS encoding site-specific recombinase, translating to MTRQTAPQPGTLLADLDPSAPLARRHLWLIECLAWVRGNCRSPEEAVARLARLVEAAESDAGARARLQAWWSALVGTVDITTLLADFGFAPRTALASEVAERLRYKLLPGSPETIDASELFMLALPHEFDAQWLALLDEALLARLLAVLVPAADGGGATRWQHSLLDAITYCAGQILSTGFAPELRLRMSDSARDAQPFHALIRDVESLRVEVLHQLRTTDRLDEAVLRLRERLEACRAAAATVYSHFEDNGISVGLVFRLRQLRERILRVRDLLDCLLSPEPAASAARLMARLVTVGRERRSLRALIASNSSLLAAKVAERSAETGEHYITRTGAEYRAMVAKAAGGGFVMAFTTLMKFGIVALALSSFWSGFWAGMNYAVSFVLVMLLHCTVATKQPAMTAPAMAAKLKELQTTEAVESFVDEVTHLVRSQVAAILGNVLVVFPTVAGLTLAIAWATGSPAIDRAEARHVLQSLQLAGPSLLYAAFTGVLLFASSIIAGWAENWFVLHRLDSALRYNPRITGLLGRERAVRWARFWRENLSGFAANVSLGFMLGLVPAFSAFFGLGLDVRHVTLSTGQLGAALTSLGTAALHQPAFWWAAATLPFIGALNVTVSFYLAFRLALRAHNVTRVDRARLTAALRARLRHAPLQFFVPRRMAPRA from the coding sequence TTGACCCGACAGACCGCTCCGCAGCCCGGGACGCTGCTGGCCGACCTGGATCCGTCCGCCCCGCTGGCGCGGCGGCACCTCTGGCTCATCGAGTGCCTGGCCTGGGTGCGCGGCAACTGCCGCTCCCCCGAGGAAGCCGTCGCCCGCCTGGCGCGCCTCGTGGAAGCCGCGGAAAGCGATGCCGGCGCGCGGGCGCGGCTGCAGGCCTGGTGGAGCGCCCTGGTCGGGACGGTGGACATCACCACCCTGCTGGCCGATTTCGGGTTCGCGCCGCGCACCGCGCTCGCGAGCGAGGTGGCGGAACGGCTGCGCTACAAGCTCCTGCCCGGCAGCCCGGAGACGATCGACGCCTCCGAACTGTTCATGCTGGCATTGCCCCACGAGTTCGACGCCCAGTGGCTGGCCTTGCTGGACGAGGCGCTGCTCGCGCGTCTGCTGGCGGTGCTGGTGCCGGCCGCGGACGGTGGCGGCGCCACGCGCTGGCAGCACTCGCTGCTGGACGCCATCACCTACTGCGCGGGCCAGATCCTGTCCACCGGGTTCGCACCCGAGCTGCGGCTGCGCATGAGTGATTCCGCCCGCGACGCGCAGCCGTTCCATGCCCTGATCCGCGACGTGGAGAGCCTGCGGGTCGAGGTCCTGCACCAGTTGCGCACCACCGACCGGCTGGACGAGGCCGTGCTGCGCCTGCGCGAGCGCCTGGAAGCCTGCCGCGCCGCTGCGGCCACGGTGTATTCGCATTTCGAGGACAACGGCATTTCGGTGGGCCTGGTCTTCCGCCTGCGGCAACTGCGCGAACGCATCCTGCGGGTGCGCGACCTGCTGGATTGCCTGCTGTCGCCCGAGCCGGCCGCCAGCGCCGCACGCCTCATGGCGCGGCTCGTGACCGTGGGCCGGGAGCGGCGCAGCCTGCGGGCGCTGATCGCCTCCAACTCCTCGCTGCTCGCGGCCAAGGTGGCCGAGCGCAGCGCGGAGACTGGCGAGCACTACATCACCCGCACCGGCGCCGAATACCGCGCGATGGTGGCGAAGGCGGCGGGCGGCGGCTTCGTCATGGCGTTCACCACGCTCATGAAGTTCGGCATCGTCGCGCTGGCCCTGTCGTCCTTCTGGAGCGGCTTCTGGGCCGGCATGAACTACGCGGTGAGCTTCGTGCTCGTCATGCTGCTGCACTGCACGGTCGCCACCAAGCAGCCGGCGATGACCGCGCCGGCCATGGCCGCGAAGCTCAAGGAGCTGCAGACCACCGAGGCCGTGGAGTCCTTCGTGGACGAGGTCACCCACCTGGTGCGTTCGCAGGTGGCCGCCATCCTGGGCAACGTGCTGGTGGTCTTTCCCACCGTGGCAGGCCTGACGCTCGCCATCGCCTGGGCGACCGGCAGCCCGGCCATCGACCGGGCGGAAGCGCGGCACGTGCTGCAGTCGCTGCAGCTGGCGGGGCCTTCGCTGCTGTATGCGGCCTTCACCGGGGTGCTGCTGTTCGCCTCCAGCATCATCGCGGGCTGGGCCGAGAACTGGTTCGTGCTGCACCGGCTCGATTCGGCCCTGCGCTACAACCCGCGCATCACCGGCCTGCTGGGCCGCGAGCGCGCCGTGCGCTGGGCGCGGTTCTGGCGCGAGAACCTCTCGGGCTTCGCGGCCAACGTCTCGCTGGGGTTCATGCTGGGGCTCGTGCCGGCGTTTTCCGCGTTCTTCGGCCTGGGCCTGGACGTGCGCCACGTCACGCTCTCGACCGGGCAGCTGGGCGCCGCGCTGACCTCCCTGGGTACCGCCGCCCTGCACCAACCCGCCTTCTGGTGGGCGGCCGCGACGCTGCCCTTCATCGGCGCGCTCAACGTGACGGTGAGCTTCTACCTGGCCTTCCGGCTCGCGCTGCGCGCCCACAACGTCACCCGCGTGGACCGCGCCCGGCTCACCGCCGCGCTGCGCGCGCGCCTGCGGCACGCTCCGCTGCAGTTCTTCGTGCCGCGGCGCATGGCGCCACGGGCCTGA
- the rpe gene encoding ribulose-phosphate 3-epimerase: MTRQFRIAPSILSADFARLGEEVKNVIASGADWVHFDVMDNHYVPNLTFGPMVCQALKPHAVTPDGRPAPIDVHLMVEPVDALAAAFAEAGADYISFHPDASAHVHRSIQAITSKGIKAGLVFNPAAPLDVLDWVIDDIDLILVMSVNPGFGGQSFIDSALRKIEALRRRIDACGKDIRLEVDGGVKVDNIRRVADAGADTFVAGSAIFGKPDYRAVIDAMRARLG, encoded by the coding sequence ATGACCCGCCAATTCCGCATCGCCCCCTCGATCCTGTCCGCCGATTTCGCCCGCCTGGGCGAGGAAGTGAAGAATGTCATCGCCTCCGGCGCCGACTGGGTGCACTTCGACGTGATGGACAACCACTACGTCCCCAACCTCACTTTCGGCCCGATGGTGTGCCAGGCGCTCAAGCCCCATGCCGTCACGCCCGACGGCCGGCCCGCGCCGATCGACGTGCACCTGATGGTGGAGCCGGTGGACGCCCTGGCCGCGGCCTTCGCGGAGGCGGGAGCGGACTACATCAGCTTCCATCCGGACGCCTCCGCGCACGTGCACCGCAGCATCCAGGCGATCACCTCCAAGGGCATCAAGGCAGGACTCGTGTTCAACCCGGCGGCGCCGCTGGACGTGCTGGACTGGGTGATCGACGACATCGACCTGATCCTCGTGATGAGCGTGAACCCGGGTTTCGGAGGGCAGAGCTTCATCGATTCGGCGCTGCGCAAGATCGAGGCCCTGCGCCGCCGCATCGATGCCTGCGGCAAGGACATCCGCCTGGAGGTGGATGGGGGTGTGAAGGTGGACAACATCCGCCGCGTGGCGGATGCCGGTGCCGATACGTTCGTGGCGGGCAGCGCGATCTTCGGCAAGCCCGACTATCGCGCCGTGATCGACGCGATGCGCGCCCGGCTGGGCTGA
- a CDS encoding OmpA family protein, giving the protein MQKAVAATLVLAITMGLGACRKQEAPQKAASEPAAPPPAASAPLAPAASAPASQPAEAASGKGFDVASLPVSAAPLGAFPYIALPAGYVTGTKPDVIDFDQVPFWTGDRLEPVEGRVWSAHIAAAQGKTFSDLELSRNIESVVASMGGRKIFEGKLPQAVTDKMKQWPRDMITRYNSGLGDIWNNAVQVFVVHRADRDIWIHLCNYEFGGGLLIAETKPLQVTAGLLPASELKAQIDKAGKVALHVNFATDKTDILPDSQPQIEQVVQLLRQDASLKLAVNGYTDNTGDAAHNKTLSEGRAKAVAAAVTAQGIDASRLSSAGFGAADPVADNATDDGKAKNRRVELVKQP; this is encoded by the coding sequence GTGCAAAAAGCCGTAGCGGCGACGCTGGTTCTGGCGATCACCATGGGCCTGGGGGCCTGCAGGAAGCAGGAGGCGCCACAGAAAGCCGCCAGCGAACCGGCCGCCCCGCCGCCAGCCGCTTCCGCGCCGCTGGCGCCTGCCGCGAGCGCACCCGCTTCGCAGCCCGCGGAGGCGGCCTCCGGCAAGGGCTTCGATGTGGCCAGCCTGCCGGTGTCCGCCGCGCCCCTGGGCGCTTTCCCGTACATCGCGCTGCCGGCCGGCTACGTCACCGGCACCAAGCCCGACGTGATCGATTTCGACCAGGTGCCGTTCTGGACGGGCGACCGCCTGGAGCCCGTGGAGGGCCGTGTCTGGTCGGCGCACATCGCTGCCGCCCAGGGCAAGACGTTCTCGGACCTGGAGCTGTCGCGCAACATCGAGTCCGTTGTGGCCTCCATGGGCGGCAGGAAGATCTTCGAGGGCAAGCTGCCGCAGGCCGTGACCGACAAGATGAAGCAGTGGCCGCGCGACATGATCACGCGCTACAACAGCGGCCTGGGCGACATCTGGAACAACGCCGTGCAGGTCTTCGTCGTCCACCGCGCGGACCGCGACATCTGGATCCACCTGTGCAACTACGAGTTCGGCGGCGGCCTGCTCATCGCCGAGACCAAGCCCCTGCAGGTCACGGCCGGCCTGCTGCCGGCCAGCGAACTGAAGGCGCAGATCGACAAGGCCGGCAAGGTGGCGCTGCACGTCAACTTCGCCACCGACAAGACCGACATCCTGCCCGATTCGCAGCCGCAGATCGAACAGGTGGTGCAACTGCTCAGGCAGGACGCGTCGCTGAAGCTCGCCGTCAACGGCTACACCGACAACACGGGCGACGCGGCCCACAACAAGACACTGTCGGAGGGCCGTGCCAAGGCCGTCGCCGCTGCCGTCACGGCCCAGGGCATCGATGCGTCCCGCCTGTCGTCTGCCGGTTTCGGCGCCGCGGATCCGGTGGCGGACAACGCGACGGACGATGGCAAGGCGAAGAACCGGCGGGTGGAGCTGGTCAAGCAGCCCTGA
- a CDS encoding cation:proton antiporter — protein MDEIMGFWAQWLRPSAGLPTVQWSLLLAVAAVSGYLFQRHIGLPKVVGYTLVGTIAGLLGFSGAVWPLQGISLFLLELGIAIVLFEAGGRIPLRWFRHNPMVLVQSIIESALAYFAVYYAMLWLDVPQRAAGPLALVAMAASPAVLTRVVADTRAAGPVTDRAIVLATLSTLYALTLGSATAELINRPAARIMDTVYPVMVVLGVSVIVGAVLALVLRMALRFMSPTSENTAFLLLTLIAAGTAVAAHMGGSAPLAALLAGMLLKQLNPRPWAWPRQLGTAASLLTMLMFVLVSTVAAQADWSGPVAGLVLALIVARLVAKALGVALGNVGSGASWRQALWVGCAMTPMSSIALLIASQFVVASASTGQLIARVALPTILLMEVLGAVIATVAIYRAGESSKPWAPQTRAANAEREPQP, from the coding sequence ATGGATGAAATCATGGGCTTCTGGGCGCAATGGCTGCGCCCATCGGCCGGGCTCCCGACGGTGCAGTGGTCCCTGCTGCTGGCCGTCGCGGCGGTCTCCGGCTATCTCTTCCAGCGCCACATCGGCCTGCCCAAGGTGGTGGGCTACACGCTCGTCGGCACCATCGCCGGGCTGCTGGGCTTCAGCGGCGCCGTCTGGCCCCTGCAGGGCATCAGCCTGTTCCTGCTGGAGCTGGGCATCGCCATCGTGCTCTTCGAGGCCGGCGGGCGCATCCCGCTGCGGTGGTTCCGGCACAACCCGATGGTGCTCGTGCAGAGCATCATCGAATCGGCGCTGGCCTATTTCGCGGTGTACTACGCCATGCTCTGGCTGGACGTGCCCCAGCGCGCCGCGGGCCCGCTGGCGCTGGTGGCCATGGCGGCATCCCCTGCCGTGCTCACGCGCGTGGTCGCGGACACCCGCGCGGCCGGCCCGGTGACGGACCGGGCCATCGTGCTGGCCACGCTCTCCACCCTGTACGCGCTCACCCTGGGCAGCGCCACCGCGGAACTGATCAACCGGCCCGCCGCCCGCATCATGGACACCGTGTACCCGGTCATGGTGGTGCTCGGCGTCTCGGTCATCGTCGGCGCGGTACTGGCCCTCGTCCTGCGCATGGCCCTGCGCTTCATGAGCCCGACGAGCGAGAACACCGCCTTCCTGCTGCTCACGCTGATCGCAGCCGGCACCGCCGTGGCCGCGCACATGGGCGGCTCCGCACCGCTCGCCGCGCTGCTGGCGGGCATGCTGCTCAAGCAGCTCAACCCGCGCCCCTGGGCCTGGCCGCGCCAGCTCGGCACCGCGGCCTCGCTGCTCACCATGCTGATGTTCGTGCTGGTGTCCACCGTCGCCGCGCAGGCCGACTGGAGCGGCCCCGTCGCCGGCCTGGTGCTGGCCCTCATCGTGGCGCGCCTCGTGGCCAAGGCCCTGGGCGTGGCCCTGGGCAACGTGGGCAGCGGCGCCAGCTGGCGCCAGGCCCTGTGGGTGGGCTGCGCGATGACGCCGATGTCGTCGATCGCGCTGCTGATCGCCTCGCAGTTCGTGGTGGCATCCGCGTCCACCGGGCAGCTCATCGCGCGCGTCGCCCTGCCCACCATCCTGCTCATGGAAGTGCTCGGCGCCGTGATCGCCACGGTGGCCATCTACCGCGCCGGCGAGAGTTCGAAACCCTGGGCGCCCCAGACACGCGCCGCCAATGCAGAGCGGGAGCCGCAGCCATGA